Proteins co-encoded in one Spirosoma endbachense genomic window:
- a CDS encoding helix-turn-helix domain-containing protein — MAEASPISVAFGKAIRQERRKKGITQEELAEKCGLDRTYISQIERGLKNPTLPVAWELAINLEINFVTLMAAALQHIPGASH; from the coding sequence ATGGCAGAGGCAAGTCCTATATCAGTGGCATTTGGGAAAGCCATTCGACAAGAACGGCGAAAAAAAGGAATAACTCAGGAGGAGTTGGCCGAAAAGTGTGGGTTAGATCGAACGTACATTTCACAAATTGAACGAGGTCTAAAAAATCCTACCTTACCCGTGGCCTGGGAGTTAGCCATCAATTTGGAGATAAATTTTGTGACATTAATGGCTGCCGCGCTCCAACACATTCCCGGCGCTTCACACTAA
- a CDS encoding N-6 DNA methylase — protein MAFNHRAHLAANLEALRLAFLVEERTKAANPAELTADERAILSAYSGFGALKSVLLPIQDDKFWTTALDNQLRPGVQQLHQLITQAAGDRAEAYLSGIRNNVLSGFYTPPQLVEQVGKELASAMGSAPIHYLDPSAGTGIFPQAFAQGGLPIGAAQLIEKDPATALVLKALYPQYTVANKGFEETGRQLNDRFDLVASNIPFGNVAIWDEALANSKDKQRRSACARLHTYFSVKSVDALREGGVAAILTTDALLNSPANEPVRQYLMKTCDLLSAVRLPHNLFTDYAGTSVGSDLVLLQKRSGKTALTDQERKFVKSTVSPAKTVINELFAKGENIVATSQRIDTDQYGKPALLYEYEGGLDKIAQQVGRYVGEDMARTFRQQSFEQHKMQSTAQRVQPSRAADRSASPLFVQGELFAVSEAAIRPPRPLTLPLEEFYQVGSLVFQQGEVGRLAPDYKTLETMPGQMDHARLGAMLQIRDAYERLYRRETQSQQLQPDLRLALNTAYGAFITRYGAINEGKNAGLALLDPNGRSLLALEQANANKQFIRADIFNQPVSIQQAKVVQFTAQDALTACLSKLGRVDMDYVQELTKLTGPQLVKELDGQILYNPLEQQYQTPTTLVSGNVVEKLEAMEVLAADPLAGPALRALREGQPTPISFDELDFNLGERWIPTEIYERFAKDLFGSNLTVTYAPSVDEFSVDLPSWHYKNATITQQYAVQGQFRMYDGLTLMEYALYNTTPNINKEGPDGEKILDGEATQLAATKIEQIRTAFVEWLPTQNPQLKQDLADRYNRLYNCFVKPQYDGAHQQFPDLNLKGLGIPGLYGSQKDVTWMLLQNGGGIADHEVGTGKTLIMTVASYEMKRLGLVNKPMILAMKANVNQIAETYRTAYPNARLLYPGQDDFTPANRERFLNSIKNGAWDCIILTHDQFARIPQAPDVQQKVMRDELRNLEKDLKTLAKTGGTISKSLLKGLETRKANLTSKLLRLQSELDKKTDSVPHFGTMGIDHLFIDESHQFKNLQFTTRHNRVAGLGSPEGSQRATNLLYAVRSIQERTGKDLGATFLSGTTITNSLTEMYLLFKYLRPKEMARQHIDNFDAWAAVYAKKTSDYEYSVTNQLLVKERFRHFIKVPELAQFYSQITDYRTASMVGLDRPKAVDRLISLPPTPDQADFNKKLIEFAKTGDGTILGRAPLSEKEQTAKMLIATNYAKKAALDMRLIDPSLADHPSSKLSRCAALIASHYHESAPYQGTQMVFCDTGTYKPGATWNAYSALRDKLVQDYGIPDHQIRFAQECKNDKERNALWDMANTGEVRVLIGSTGTMGTGVNAQKRVVAMYHLDIPWKPAELDQRVGRGSRTGNVVARDHFNNEVKNYVFATEQSLDNYKFNLLHTKATFIAQIKSGAMTGRRLDEGAFDEATGMNFSEYVAILSGNQDLLQKARLEKQITALESELKLFQKEGYKAGSMLTEVTNSVEKAQKTLSQLQADYTKLTAVTQFDKEGNLPNAVKITLTNKPITKLKELGEYINQVDQQVDTKGGLKQLGTLHGFGLYVRTDAGYRVDGKAVKENAFIVKGDQLTYSYNNGYLSGHSPDVAARQFVRGLEKIPSLMESQREKIDNLTQQHKLLTDIVAKPWGKRDKLQDLRSELRQVETRLQTIGQEKEPQQTKHIEKTTVKKQQDQSIEIA, from the coding sequence ATGGCGTTTAATCATCGCGCGCATTTAGCCGCCAACCTGGAAGCCTTACGGCTGGCGTTTCTGGTCGAGGAGCGCACCAAAGCCGCTAACCCGGCTGAATTGACCGCTGACGAACGAGCGATTTTATCGGCCTACAGTGGCTTTGGTGCCCTAAAATCGGTCCTACTGCCCATTCAGGATGATAAATTTTGGACGACTGCCTTGGATAATCAGCTGCGTCCCGGTGTTCAGCAACTGCACCAGTTAATAACCCAGGCCGCTGGCGATCGGGCGGAGGCGTACCTATCCGGCATCCGAAATAACGTCCTGTCTGGGTTTTATACGCCCCCGCAGCTTGTGGAGCAGGTCGGCAAGGAACTGGCCAGCGCTATGGGTTCTGCGCCTATTCACTACTTAGATCCATCAGCCGGAACTGGCATTTTTCCCCAGGCTTTTGCCCAGGGTGGTCTTCCGATCGGAGCCGCGCAGCTGATCGAAAAAGACCCGGCTACCGCCCTGGTCCTCAAAGCACTTTACCCGCAGTATACCGTTGCCAATAAAGGGTTTGAAGAAACGGGCCGTCAGCTTAATGATCGCTTCGATCTGGTGGCTAGCAATATTCCCTTTGGCAACGTCGCGATTTGGGATGAGGCCCTGGCCAACAGTAAAGACAAACAGCGCCGGTCGGCCTGCGCCCGGCTACATACGTATTTCAGCGTCAAAAGTGTGGACGCACTTCGGGAAGGCGGCGTAGCGGCTATTCTGACGACGGACGCCCTGCTGAATTCCCCCGCGAATGAGCCGGTCCGTCAGTACCTGATGAAGACCTGCGACCTGCTGTCCGCCGTTCGATTGCCCCATAACCTGTTTACCGACTATGCCGGCACGAGCGTCGGTAGCGATCTTGTTTTGCTTCAGAAACGAAGCGGCAAAACGGCACTCACCGATCAGGAAAGGAAATTTGTCAAGTCCACCGTTAGCCCCGCCAAGACGGTTATCAATGAACTGTTTGCTAAAGGGGAAAACATCGTTGCCACCAGCCAGAGAATCGACACCGATCAATACGGCAAACCCGCGTTGCTCTATGAGTACGAAGGTGGGCTGGACAAAATCGCCCAGCAGGTTGGCCGCTATGTGGGTGAGGATATGGCCCGCACCTTCCGGCAACAAAGCTTTGAGCAGCATAAGATGCAATCTACCGCGCAGCGGGTCCAACCAAGCCGGGCCGCGGACCGCTCCGCATCGCCCCTGTTTGTGCAGGGAGAATTGTTTGCCGTGAGTGAAGCCGCGATTCGCCCACCTCGTCCGTTAACCCTGCCCTTGGAGGAATTTTACCAGGTGGGTAGTCTGGTGTTCCAACAAGGCGAGGTCGGTCGGTTGGCTCCTGACTATAAAACCCTGGAGACAATGCCTGGCCAGATGGACCACGCCCGGCTAGGAGCCATGCTCCAAATCCGGGATGCCTACGAGCGGTTGTACCGTCGGGAAACCCAGTCCCAGCAGCTACAGCCCGACTTGCGCCTGGCCCTAAATACGGCCTACGGTGCTTTTATAACGCGCTACGGAGCCATCAATGAAGGTAAGAATGCGGGGCTGGCGCTGCTCGACCCCAATGGCCGCAGCCTGCTGGCGCTAGAGCAGGCCAATGCGAACAAACAGTTTATTCGGGCGGATATTTTCAATCAGCCCGTCAGCATTCAGCAGGCCAAGGTGGTGCAGTTCACCGCCCAGGATGCCCTGACGGCTTGCCTGAGTAAACTGGGTCGGGTTGATATGGACTATGTCCAGGAACTCACCAAACTGACCGGGCCGCAGCTCGTTAAGGAGCTGGACGGGCAGATCCTGTACAATCCGCTAGAACAGCAGTACCAGACGCCAACTACCCTAGTTAGTGGAAACGTGGTGGAGAAGCTGGAAGCGATGGAAGTGCTGGCAGCCGATCCACTGGCCGGGCCTGCCCTCAGAGCCCTCCGGGAGGGCCAGCCCACGCCCATTAGCTTCGATGAACTGGATTTTAATTTAGGGGAACGCTGGATACCAACCGAAATCTACGAACGCTTTGCGAAGGATTTATTCGGTAGTAACCTCACGGTGACCTATGCGCCTTCCGTAGACGAATTCAGCGTCGATCTGCCCTCGTGGCACTATAAGAATGCTACTATTACCCAGCAGTACGCCGTACAGGGACAATTCCGGATGTATGATGGTCTGACCCTGATGGAGTATGCGTTGTATAATACAACCCCCAACATCAATAAGGAAGGGCCAGACGGGGAGAAGATACTCGATGGCGAAGCGACCCAGTTGGCCGCCACTAAAATTGAACAGATCCGTACCGCTTTTGTCGAATGGCTACCCACCCAGAACCCGCAGTTAAAACAGGACCTGGCTGATCGCTACAACCGGTTGTACAATTGCTTTGTCAAACCGCAGTATGACGGTGCTCACCAACAGTTTCCCGATTTAAACCTTAAAGGACTGGGCATACCCGGTTTATACGGATCGCAGAAGGATGTAACCTGGATGCTGCTTCAAAACGGCGGGGGTATCGCCGATCATGAGGTTGGAACCGGTAAAACGCTCATTATGACGGTAGCCTCCTACGAGATGAAGCGGTTAGGTCTGGTCAATAAACCCATGATCCTGGCCATGAAAGCCAATGTCAACCAGATTGCCGAAACCTACCGGACGGCTTATCCCAATGCCAGGCTGCTTTACCCCGGTCAGGATGACTTCACGCCGGCCAACCGGGAACGGTTCCTGAACTCGATTAAAAACGGGGCCTGGGATTGTATCATTCTAACCCATGATCAGTTCGCCCGCATTCCCCAGGCCCCCGACGTGCAGCAGAAAGTTATGCGGGACGAGCTGCGCAACCTGGAGAAAGATTTAAAGACGTTGGCCAAAACGGGAGGTACCATTTCCAAATCGCTACTGAAAGGATTAGAAACTAGAAAAGCCAACCTAACATCTAAACTGTTGAGGTTGCAAAGTGAACTGGATAAAAAGACGGATTCGGTTCCCCATTTCGGTACAATGGGCATCGATCACTTGTTTATCGATGAATCGCATCAGTTTAAGAATTTACAGTTTACGACCCGCCACAACCGGGTTGCCGGATTGGGCAGTCCGGAAGGCAGCCAGCGGGCCACCAACCTGCTCTACGCCGTGCGCAGCATCCAGGAGCGAACGGGTAAAGATCTGGGCGCGACGTTCCTGTCCGGTACGACCATCACCAACTCGCTGACGGAAATGTACTTGCTGTTTAAGTACTTACGACCAAAGGAGATGGCCCGGCAGCATATCGACAATTTCGATGCCTGGGCCGCGGTTTACGCCAAGAAAACGTCGGATTACGAGTACAGTGTAACCAATCAACTACTGGTCAAAGAACGCTTCCGCCATTTCATTAAAGTGCCCGAACTGGCCCAGTTTTATAGCCAGATCACCGACTACCGAACGGCTTCGATGGTGGGCCTCGACCGCCCTAAAGCGGTTGATAGGCTGATCAGCCTGCCGCCAACGCCGGATCAGGCCGACTTCAACAAAAAACTGATTGAATTCGCCAAAACCGGCGACGGAACGATACTGGGTCGTGCGCCCCTGTCGGAAAAAGAGCAAACGGCGAAAATGCTCATTGCCACCAACTACGCCAAAAAAGCCGCGTTGGACATGCGGTTGATTGACCCAAGCCTGGCCGATCACCCGAGCAGTAAACTCTCCCGTTGTGCAGCGCTGATCGCCAGCCACTACCATGAGAGCGCCCCTTACCAAGGAACACAAATGGTCTTTTGTGATACGGGTACGTATAAACCAGGCGCTACCTGGAACGCTTACAGCGCCCTGCGCGACAAACTAGTTCAGGACTATGGCATCCCTGACCATCAGATTCGGTTTGCTCAGGAGTGCAAAAATGACAAGGAACGGAATGCACTGTGGGATATGGCCAATACGGGTGAGGTGCGCGTGCTGATCGGCTCGACGGGAACGATGGGTACCGGCGTAAACGCGCAGAAGCGGGTGGTCGCCATGTACCATCTGGATATCCCCTGGAAACCGGCTGAGCTCGACCAGCGCGTTGGACGTGGTTCACGAACCGGCAATGTTGTCGCCCGTGATCACTTTAATAACGAAGTTAAAAACTACGTCTTCGCTACCGAGCAGTCCTTGGACAACTATAAGTTTAATTTACTGCACACCAAGGCCACCTTTATCGCGCAGATCAAGAGCGGAGCAATGACGGGTCGTCGGTTAGACGAAGGTGCCTTTGATGAGGCTACGGGCATGAACTTTTCGGAGTACGTGGCCATCTTATCGGGCAATCAAGACCTACTCCAAAAAGCCCGGTTAGAAAAACAGATCACCGCATTGGAAAGTGAATTGAAGTTATTTCAGAAGGAGGGCTACAAAGCGGGGTCGATGCTAACGGAGGTAACGAATTCGGTGGAGAAAGCGCAGAAAACGTTATCGCAGCTTCAGGCTGATTATACAAAGCTGACCGCCGTTACTCAATTTGATAAAGAAGGTAATCTACCCAATGCCGTAAAAATTACGTTAACGAACAAGCCGATCACTAAACTGAAAGAGTTGGGTGAATACATCAATCAGGTTGATCAACAAGTAGACACCAAGGGCGGCCTAAAGCAGCTGGGCACCTTACACGGTTTCGGCTTATACGTGCGAACCGATGCTGGCTACCGTGTCGATGGAAAGGCAGTTAAAGAAAATGCCTTTATTGTCAAAGGTGATCAACTAACGTACTCGTATAACAATGGCTATTTAAGCGGCCACAGTCCAGACGTAGCGGCCCGGCAGTTTGTTCGGGGACTCGAAAAAATTCCTTCCCTGATGGAATCACAGCGGGAAAAAATTGACAACTTAACCCAGCAGCATAAACTGTTGACAGACATCGTAGCCAAGCCCTGGGGCAAACGGGATAAACTTCAGGATTTAAGATCAGAGCTGCGCCAGGTCGAAACACGCCTGCAAACGATTGGACAGGAAAAAGAACCGCAACAAACGAAACACATCGAAAAAACGACGGTTAAAAAGCAACAGGATCAAAGCATAGAAATTGCTTAA